The genomic DNA GGCGTGAAGGGCGGGAAATACCCGCGCAACAAATCGCCTGAGAAACTGCCGGGTCGTCGTCGCCGTGCCATGGATACTGACCGGTATCTGATCGCAGGCCATACCCGTATGGCCCACGTGATCGGCACCACCTGGATCCAATCCATGTGCGGTAGCCAGCAGCTGGCAGACAAGTTCGAAGAACTCACCGTTCGCAACCCGCACCAGATCGCCTCTTTCGACAAGCAAGAGATGATCGACACGTTGAAGGCCCGCGCCGACAGCGGTGGCATGGTGGTGATCAACCAGGACATCTATCTGCAGGACCCGATCGGCAACCGCTATGCCGACATCGTGTTCCCCGCAGCGACCTGGGGTGAAGAGGACTTCCTGCGTGCAAACGGCGAGCGCCGTCTGCGTCTGTATCAAAAGTTCTATGATGCGCCCGGTTCAGCGAAACCTGACTGGTGGATTGTTGGGCAACTGGCGCAGCGGATGGGCTTTGACGGGTTCGATTGGCAGAACTCGAACGAGGTCGCGGAAGAGGCCGTGCGCTTTACCCGTGGGTCGCGCAAGGACTTCCACGCTGTTTACCGTTTGGCCAAGAAAGAAGGCAAAGGCCTGCACCAGAAGGTCCGTGAGTTCGGCACCGATGGTGTACAATGCCCGGTCATGCTGGATGCCGATGGCGTCACGCTGATTGAAACCAAGCGCTTGCACGACACAACCCGCACGTTGCCCGATACCGGAGCGGCAGGTGCGGATGTGTTCAACAAAAAGCTGACGCATTTCAACAGCCAGACCGGCAAGTGCAACATCCAGAAATCGCCCTGGAACCTGTTCTCGGACTATTGGGAATGGCTCAGCCCGAACAAGGAAGAAGGCGAGCTTTGGGCCACCTCCGGTCGGATCAACGAGCGTTGGCAATCCGGTTTTGACGACCGCCGTCGCCCGTATATCGTGCAGCGCTGGCCGGAAAACTGGGTCGAAATCCATCCCGACGATGCGGCTGAGCGCGGCATCGAAAGCGGCGACTATGTGATGGTGTATTCGGAACGGGTTCCGGGCAATAAACACACGCTGCTGGGTGTGGAAGGCGATGACTTCCAGTTCTCGAAGCTGATGGAGAACGGGCATATCGAACTGACCAAAGCGGCGATCACCGCCGTGGCCATGGTCACGCCCGCCATCAAGAAAAGCGTGGTCTACATGGACTTCCTGCACATGCAGCAGCCCGCAAACGCGCTTGAGGGCCGGATCGTCGACTGGATCAGCGGCAACTACAACTACAAGATGGGTGTTGCCAAAGTCCGCAAACTGGGGCCCAGCCCCTACAAAACGTCGTTCCGCACGATGTCCTTTGCACCGCGTGACATCGCCTGATGACAGCATACCGGGGGGCGGACACCATGCCGCCCCTCTGGTTCGGTCCCACTGCAGAAGGGACCACCTGGAAGGCAGGTATCGGTTGGGAAACCTGCCTTCCACTTCCCAACCTTCCCAACACAAACATGGCAGCTTGATATGAACATTCAGACCAATACCGCCCTGAGAGACGAGGCCACCGGCCTGTTTTCCGAATATGCAAAATCCGAATATGACGTTATTCGCCTGCGCGCGATTCAGGCCCTGACCACCATAGGCGCCAGCAACAGCCTGGCCCTGATCGAAGCGCTGCTGGACGACGATGAGGACGTCCGACAGGACGCCGCCCAAGCCTTAGGGGCATTGGGTGTGAAAGAAGCAGCCCCGCAATTGCTTGAAAACCTGATCCACGACCCGTGTGGTGAGGTCAAACTGGCCTGCGTTACCGCTCTGG from Ruegeria sp. HKCCD4315 includes the following:
- a CDS encoding arsenate reductase (azurin) large subunit is translated as MATPYYVPETNVPLPPKGAEVISTACDYCIVACGYKVYRWPVTAKPGGPTADENAFGEDFPVAPLGAWVAPNQHNIVLHKGQPHHVVIIPDKDTQYVNTDGDSSLRGGCIAQKCYNPQTPTRDRLKTPLMRIYGTLMPVPWDLALDVAAEVGNHVIAKHGTNAYGVKTFSYQYIENTYAISKYALRHINTANFTFHDTPSDVTSTPGFRDAGFDNFGPSYEDWRDAETLLVCGTDPYETKTILYTQWMMKGMQNGQKEIYLIPRSSAGVAHAVKMGGLHIDVLPGTDLLVVNAIARVIVENGWEDSDWIKKWVNNKWESSSGFGQGTRNTPWQWRTTWGKFQTKGFEDWKEWLLSQDEFAPETAAAMAEIDVQKIYTAAEWLAKPKDDGSRPKTSIMIEKGFYWSNNTGNTQAISALGIICGCGGRPGQVIGRAGGHQRGGVKGGKYPRNKSPEKLPGRRRRAMDTDRYLIAGHTRMAHVIGTTWIQSMCGSQQLADKFEELTVRNPHQIASFDKQEMIDTLKARADSGGMVVINQDIYLQDPIGNRYADIVFPAATWGEEDFLRANGERRLRLYQKFYDAPGSAKPDWWIVGQLAQRMGFDGFDWQNSNEVAEEAVRFTRGSRKDFHAVYRLAKKEGKGLHQKVREFGTDGVQCPVMLDADGVTLIETKRLHDTTRTLPDTGAAGADVFNKKLTHFNSQTGKCNIQKSPWNLFSDYWEWLSPNKEEGELWATSGRINERWQSGFDDRRRPYIVQRWPENWVEIHPDDAAERGIESGDYVMVYSERVPGNKHTLLGVEGDDFQFSKLMENGHIELTKAAITAVAMVTPAIKKSVVYMDFLHMQQPANALEGRIVDWISGNYNYKMGVAKVRKLGPSPYKTSFRTMSFAPRDIA